The nucleotide window TATGAACGATATCAGGCTTCACGTCCTGAATGTGCTTCTTGAGTCGCCAGTACGCAGGCGGATCGATCTTCAACTGCTTGCCGATCACCGTTACCGGGATACCGGCCGCACTGAGCTCTTCACTGTAGGGACCACCCCGCGTCAGGCAGCAGACCGAGACATCGAACTGATCGCGCGGCAATCCCTTGGCCAACATCGTCAATTGTTTCTCGGCTCCCGAACGATCAAGTGTCGGGATGATGAGCATCAGTTTCTGCATCGTCCAGCGAATTCTTCACGGGTGCATGTTGATCTAAACAACTCGGCGGCGTTCTTTTTCCAAAGAATCCCAGAGGAACTGCACCACCTTGGGGGCCATCAGGCTGTAGTAGTTAAAGCCATGCCCCCCTCCCTTGGTCTCGAGGTCGCACGTATGCGGCACGCCCAAAGACTGCAGCTTCATTCGTAATCGATCCGAGCTTTCCCACCAAGAGGAGTCCTCAGGGCAGCAGCAAAAGAATTGATTCCGGGGCCAGTTCAGTGGGTGAATGTGCAGAGTGGTCGTGTCCTGCCGGGCCTGTTCGGTGCTGTCGTACATTTGCCACAGATTGTCTTCCGGGTCGTCCCGCATCCGATTTTGATAATCAATCGCGGGGCTTACCGCCGCCACAATCGGGAAGACATCGGGAAATTTATAGGCAAACCGCAGCGAGCCTTGCCCACCCATGCTGGTCCCGAACAGGGCCACCTTCGACGACTTGGCCCCGTATTCAGATTCGACAAATGGCAACACACTTTCCAGCAAATAGGTCTGGGCCGAACGCTGGGGATCGAACTCCTCGCAGATGCGATCAGTCCACCAGCTGCGCTGCGTCACCGGGGCCACGACCGGTAAGCCGAACTTTTCTAGCTGTTCGATAAACGCCGGGCTGTGGTACAGCTTCCCCAGGTGCACCCCATGTAGATAGATGGCAACGAAGCCGTGCTCGTTCCGCTGCTGCGGTTCGAACAGTTCGCACAAATGCCCATCGAGGTCGATCTCGCGCCAGTTGCCGTAGGTGGGTTGATCGGCCATGAAAGTTCCCGGTGTGCACGTCGTAAGCGGTGATGTGTCTTGTCTGAGTCCTTTGTCACTTGATGTGACATCCCATGATATCATGCCGCCGGGAATCGCCCATTCGGGACCAATAACGACTTTAGCGATTAATCGACAATTGCAGATCTTTGCTGGGAATTGCGCTGGGGCCCTGTTATCATACCCCGCGAGGTTTTCACCTCGTGGAATCGATGTTCATATTAAACCGATCATTCGAAGAAGTAAGGAAACGCGGACATGAAACCACATCGTGGTGTGCTCATTTTGGTCCTGGGAATACTCGGTATTATGGCCTGCTGCTTCTGCGCCCCAGTGGCCTGGTACATGGGCTCGCAAGACTTGGCCGAGATTGATGCCGGACGGATGGACCCAGAAGGGCGTCAAATGACCCAAATCGGCATGATTCTTGGCATCGTCGGCATCGTCTTGGGAATCATAGCAATCATCATCCCAATATTCTTCATCCTTCTAGCTGGCGGCTTCGGTGTCGCCGGTGCCGCAGTAAACTGACAGTTCCCGTTACTTCAAATAGACAAACTTTTCGTTACGAAGTTCCTGTTCGCCATCCCAACGATAGGCACACAGGAAGCCCCCTTTGGCAACGCTGTAATCGACACAAGCCACGTTCCTGGCCAACCGCCGGGGCGTGGCTTCTTTCAGCCAGTAATGCCCGAGAAACACCGGTCTCTCGCTCGCTCCGTAAGGTCGGCACGTAACGAGAACATCCTCACTCAGCGGAACATCGCAGGTCAGTTGGTCGGTCATCGCGTAACTGCCGAACGTATGCCCATCGGCAGCCAGGAACCAACGCGTCCGTGTTTTCGTGCGCTGATGACCATCCTTGTCTTGGAAGCTATATCCGGTGGGTAGTTGCATCTCTTTCCCTTTAAGGATGGCTTCAACAGAAGCAAATAGCGGTTCGCCAGGCAAGCAGGCAGATGCCAGCACCTGGTCGGTCAATCCGCCTGGCTGCTGTAGCTGGTTTTCAAT belongs to Blastopirellula marina and includes:
- a CDS encoding alpha/beta hydrolase-fold protein; this encodes MADQPTYGNWREIDLDGHLCELFEPQQRNEHGFVAIYLHGVHLGKLYHSPAFIEQLEKFGLPVVAPVTQRSWWTDRICEEFDPQRSAQTYLLESVLPFVESEYGAKSSKVALFGTSMGGQGSLRFAYKFPDVFPIVAAVSPAIDYQNRMRDDPEDNLWQMYDSTEQARQDTTTLHIHPLNWPRNQFFCCCPEDSSWWESSDRLRMKLQSLGVPHTCDLETKGGGHGFNYYSLMAPKVVQFLWDSLEKERRRVV
- a CDS encoding DUF4190 domain-containing protein, whose translation is MKPHRGVLILVLGILGIMACCFCAPVAWYMGSQDLAEIDAGRMDPEGRQMTQIGMILGIVGIVLGIIAIIIPIFFILLAGGFGVAGAAVN
- a CDS encoding metallophosphoesterase, with product MFDIIGDIHGHADELTALLNKLGYSPRDGVYGHPDRRVIFLGDFVDRGPEIRETLEIVRGMVETDAALTVMGNHELNAMAFHTAYPDQPGEYLRPHTAKNEKQHGQTLAQLSESQLSDALAWFRTLPMWLELDGLRAVHACWDDAAIGQIENQLQQPGGLTDQVLASACLPGEPLFASVEAILKGKEMQLPTGYSFQDKDGHQRTKTRTRWFLAADGHTFGSYAMTDQLTCDVPLSEDVLVTCRPYGASERPVFLGHYWLKEATPRRLARNVACVDYSVAKGGFLCAYRWDGEQELRNEKFVYLK